A part of Vigna radiata var. radiata cultivar VC1973A chromosome 11, Vradiata_ver6, whole genome shotgun sequence genomic DNA contains:
- the LOC106778080 gene encoding delta(8)-fatty-acid desaturase 2, whose protein sequence is MECEKKYMTSEELKGHNKEGDLWISIQGKVYNVSDWVKEHPGGDVPILNLAGQDVTDAFIAYHPGTAWSHLDRFFTGYYLSDFKVSEVSRDYRKLASEFSKMGLFDTKGHVTSYTLAAVAFMFLIVLYGVLKCTSVWAHLGSGMLLGLLWMQSAYVGHDSGHYVVMTTNGYNKFAQLLSGNCLTGISIAWWKWTHNAHHIACNSLDHDPDLQHMPVFAVSSRFFNSLTSHFYGRKLEFDFFARFLICYQHFTFYPVMCVARVNLYLQTILLLFSKRKVQDRALNLMGILVFWTWFPLLVSCLPNWPERVMFVLSSFAVCSIQHIQFCLNHFAANVYVGPPNGNDWFEKQTSGTLDISCSSWMDWFFGGLQFQLEHHLFPRLPRCQLRKISPLVIDLCKKHNLPYRSLSFWEANQWTIRTLRTAALQARDLSNPAPKNLLWDAVNTHG, encoded by the coding sequence ATGGAGTGTGAGAAGAAGTACATGACCTCTGAGGAGCTGAAGGGTCACAACAAGGAGGGAGATTTGTGGATCTCCATTCAAGGTAAGGTGTACAATGTGTCTGATTGGGTGAAGGAACACCCTGGTGGTGATGTTCCCATTTTGAACCTTGCTGGCCAGGATGTCACCGATGCATTCATAGCTTACCATCCTGGTACAGCTTGGTCACACCTTGACAGATTTTTTACTGGCTACTACCTCAGTGATTTCAAAGTCTCTGAGGTGTCCAGGGACTACAGAAAGCTTGCATCTGAGTTTTCCAAAATGGGTCTCTTTGACACCAAAGGGCATGTCACATCCTACACCCTTGCAGCCGTTGCTTTTATGTTCCTCATTGTCCTATATGGTGTGTTGAAGTGCACTAGTGTGTGGGCTCATTTGGGCTCAGGCATGCTTCTGGGGCTTCTCTGGATGCAAAGTGCTTATGTTGGCCATGATTCTGGCCATTATGTGGTTATGACAACCAATGGTTACAACAAGTTTGCACAGCTCCTCTCCGGGAACTGCCTCACCGGGATAAGCATTGCTTGGTGGAAGTGGACTCACAATGCCCACCACATTGCATGCAACAGCCTTGACCATGACCCTGATCTGCAGCACATGCCGGTTTTCGCCGTGTCCTCGCGCTTCTTCAATTCATTAACTTCTCATTTCTATGGGAGAAAGTTGGAGTTTGATTTCTTTGCCAGGTTCTTAATCTGTTACCAGCACTTTACCTTTTACCCGGTCATGTGCGTTGCCAGGGTCAACTTGTATTTGCAGACGATTCTGCTCTTGTTTTCAAAACGTAAAGTGCAGGACAGGGCCTTGAACCTAATGGGGATCCTTGTGTTCTGGACTTGGTTCCCTCTTTTGGTGTCTTGCTTACCAAATTGGCCTGAGAGGGTTATGTTTGTTCTAAGTAGCTTTGCTGTTTGTTCCATTCAGCACATTCAGTTCTGCTTGAACCACTTTGCTGCAAATGTATATGTTGGGCCACCCAATGGGAATGACTGGTTTGAGAAGCAGACAAGTGGGACATTGGACATATCTTGCTCCTCTTGGATGGATTGGTTCTTTGGTGGCCTGCAGTTTCAGCTTGAGCATCATTTATTTCCAAGGCTACCTAGGTGTCAATTGAGGAAGATTTCACCTTTGGTTATTGACCTTTGCAAGAAGCATAATTTGCCTTACAGGAGCTTGTCATTTTGGGAGGCCAATCAGTGGACAATTAGGACCCTCAGGACTGCTGCCCTGCAGGCCAGGGACTTGAGCAACCCTGCCCCAAAGAATTTGTTGTGGGATGCTGTTAATACCCATGGTTGA